Proteins found in one Dermacentor silvarum isolate Dsil-2018 chromosome 8, BIME_Dsil_1.4, whole genome shotgun sequence genomic segment:
- the LOC119461947 gene encoding beta-1,3-galactosyltransferase 5-like, with the protein MTVVIYFRDRRVSGEVYPGYAVESAAFNAPFRLPRSGAYRMTPASGKLLIQPPEGVCAKAFAGDNGSTPQESFVVVVHSAPHHFEHRSAIRATWGRDASMPLHSGDVGVDALVLFAMGRPSNSPLQHQTQVRIATEAALHQDIIQGSFPGTFSASLPLNAIMLKWVSVACPQASYVVKVSDDSFVNVRRLRETLGTAQLRSSVVYAHIYRKPSVWNGHKLSFIRDNICVACGYAMSGDTVLDLLNRTTRGGFTSVEHLFWSATQDRVAPLRLVNMQAFSTTRGTGSSPFPCGVRDAIASHHLSADDMHEAWKVLHNDTASCVDRRTESELREP; encoded by the exons ATGACGGTGGTCATTTACTTCCGAGACCGACGCGTGAGCGGCGAGGTGTACCCAGGGTACGCGGTCGAGAGCGCCGCTTTCAACGCACCGTTCCGGTTGCCGCGAAGTGGCGCCTACCGGATGACGCCGGCGTCCGGCAAGCTGCTCATTCAGCCACCCGAGGGCGTCTGTGCCAAGGCCTTTGCTGGAGACAACGGCAGCACCCCCCAGGAGAGTTTTGTCGTCGTAGTTCACTCGGCGCCGCATCACTTCGAGCACAG GTCCGCCATTAGAGCGACGTGGGGCAGGGACGCCAGCATGCCTTTGCACAGTGGTGACGTCGGTGTCGACGCCCTGGTCCTTTTCGCCATGGGCAGGCCCAGTAATTCGCCGCTGCAGCATCAGACTCAGGTCCGAATCGCCACAGAAGCGGCGCTGCACCAGGACATCATCCAGGGCTCCTTCCCGGGCACCTTCAGTGCATCTCTGCCGCTCAACGCCATCATGCTCAAGTGGGTTTCCGTAGCGTGCCCGCAAGCGAGCTACGTCGTCAAGGTTTCAGACGACTCCTTCGTAAACGTGCGACGGCTCCGCGAGACCCTTGGAACCGCACAGCTTCGCAGCTCCGTCGTCTACGCCCACATCTACCGCAAGCCATCGGTGTGGAACGGCCACAAACTGTCGTTCATCAGGGACAACATCTGCGTAGCATGTGGCTACGCGATGAGTGGTGACACGGTGCTCGATCTCCTGAACCGGACGACACGCGGGGGCTTCACCAGCGTCGAGCATCTCTTTTGGAGCGCCACTCAGGACCGCGTCGCGCCGCTGAGGCTCGTTAACATGCAGGCGTTCTCCACCACTCGCGGTACGGGCTCGAGCCCTTTTCCGTGCGGCGTAAGGGACGCCATAGCGAGCCACCACTTGAGCGCAGACGACATGCATGAGGCCTGGAAGGTGTTGCACAACGACACAGCGTCGTGCGTCGATAGGCGCACGGAATCGGAATTACGCGAGCCATAG